The following are encoded in a window of Patescibacteria group bacterium genomic DNA:
- the nrdD gene encoding anaerobic ribonucleoside-triphosphate reductase — protein sequence MQNQNSAATAVATDEAEAIQSQRTRCEVWTRVMGYHRPVQNFNIGKKAEHYSRCHFAEK from the coding sequence ATGCAAAACCAAAACAGCGCTGCGACCGCAGTCGCGACCGACGAAGCCGAAGCGATTCAGTCGCAGCGCACGCGCTGCGAAGTTTGGACGCGCGTGATGGGCTACCATCGTCCGGTTCAAAATTTCAACATTGGCAAAAAAGCGGAACACTATTCGCGCTGCCACTTCGCGGAGAAATAA